Proteins found in one Elephas maximus indicus isolate mEleMax1 chromosome 11, mEleMax1 primary haplotype, whole genome shotgun sequence genomic segment:
- the CACNG6 gene encoding voltage-dependent calcium channel gamma-6 subunit isoform X3, giving the protein MMWPNFFLQEEDRRRGAAGRRQARGQQGTKMTPEHEGKIKLALLLATVGVTLAVLAVGTEFWVELNTYKANDSAICDAAHLGLWKVCTKHLWQADVPPGRDTCGPVELPGGLLLLVSVEVFRHSVQALLERVSSEPPPAPALAYEYSWSLDCGVAAGLILMLGGGCFLLLTLPSWPWGALCPKQGRRGT; this is encoded by the exons ATGATGTGGCCCAACTTCTTCTTGCAAGAGGAGGACCGGCGGCGCGGGGCGGCGGGCCGGCGGCAGGCCCGTGGGCAGCAGGGTACCAAGATGACCCCAGAGCATGAGGGGAAGATCAAGCTGGCACTACTGCTGGCCACCGTGGGCGTCACACTGGCCGTGCTGGCTGTGGGCACTGAGTTCTGGGTGGAACTCAACACCTACAAGGCCAATGACAGTGCCATCTGCGACGCCGCCCACCTGGGGCTGTGGAAGGTGTGCACCAAGCACCTGTGGCAGGCCGACGTGCCCCCGGGCAGGGACACCTGCGGCCCCGTGGAGCTGCCTGGAG GCCTCCTACTTCTGGTGAGCGTGGAGGTGTTCCGGCATTCCGTGCAAGCCCTGCTCGAGAGAGTCAGCTCTGAGCCTCCGCCGGCCCCGGCCCTGGCCTACGAATACTCCTGGTCTCTGGACTGCGGAGTGGCAGCCGGCCTGATCCTGATGTTGGGGGGCGGCTGCTTCCTGCTGCTCACCCTGCCTTCCTGGCCCTGGGGGGCCCTCTGTCCCAAGCAGGGGCGCAGGGGCACCTAG
- the CACNG6 gene encoding voltage-dependent calcium channel gamma-6 subunit isoform X2: protein MMWPNFFLQEEDRRRGAAGRRQARGQQGTKMTPEHEGKIKLALLLATVGVTLAVLAVGTEFWVELNTYKANDSAICDAAHLGLWKVCTKHLWQADVPPGRDTCGPVELPGEANCTYFKFFTTGQNAHIFQRTTKKGLLLLVSVEVFRHSVQALLERVSSEPPPAPALAYEYSWSLDCGVAAGLILMLGGGCFLLLTLPSWPWGALCPKQGRRGT from the exons ATGATGTGGCCCAACTTCTTCTTGCAAGAGGAGGACCGGCGGCGCGGGGCGGCGGGCCGGCGGCAGGCCCGTGGGCAGCAGGGTACCAAGATGACCCCAGAGCATGAGGGGAAGATCAAGCTGGCACTACTGCTGGCCACCGTGGGCGTCACACTGGCCGTGCTGGCTGTGGGCACTGAGTTCTGGGTGGAACTCAACACCTACAAGGCCAATGACAGTGCCATCTGCGACGCCGCCCACCTGGGGCTGTGGAAGGTGTGCACCAAGCACCTGTGGCAGGCCGACGTGCCCCCGGGCAGGGACACCTGCGGCCCCGTGGAGCTGCCTGGAG AAGCAAACTGCACCTACTTTAAATTCTTTACAACGGGCCAGAATGCACACATCTTCCAGAGAACCACAAAGAAAG GCCTCCTACTTCTGGTGAGCGTGGAGGTGTTCCGGCATTCCGTGCAAGCCCTGCTCGAGAGAGTCAGCTCTGAGCCTCCGCCGGCCCCGGCCCTGGCCTACGAATACTCCTGGTCTCTGGACTGCGGAGTGGCAGCCGGCCTGATCCTGATGTTGGGGGGCGGCTGCTTCCTGCTGCTCACCCTGCCTTCCTGGCCCTGGGGGGCCCTCTGTCCCAAGCAGGGGCGCAGGGGCACCTAG
- the CACNG6 gene encoding voltage-dependent calcium channel gamma-6 subunit isoform X1, producing the protein MMWPNFFLQEEDRRRGAAGRRQARGQQGTKMTPEHEGKIKLALLLATVGVTLAVLAVGTEFWVELNTYKANDSAICDAAHLGLWKVCTKHLWQADVPPGRDTCGPVELPGEANCTYFKFFTTGQNAHIFQRTTKKEVNLAAAVIAVLGLTIMALGYLCIIMVLSKGAEFLLRVGAICFGLSGLLLLVSVEVFRHSVQALLERVSSEPPPAPALAYEYSWSLDCGVAAGLILMLGGGCFLLLTLPSWPWGALCPKQGRRGT; encoded by the exons ATGATGTGGCCCAACTTCTTCTTGCAAGAGGAGGACCGGCGGCGCGGGGCGGCGGGCCGGCGGCAGGCCCGTGGGCAGCAGGGTACCAAGATGACCCCAGAGCATGAGGGGAAGATCAAGCTGGCACTACTGCTGGCCACCGTGGGCGTCACACTGGCCGTGCTGGCTGTGGGCACTGAGTTCTGGGTGGAACTCAACACCTACAAGGCCAATGACAGTGCCATCTGCGACGCCGCCCACCTGGGGCTGTGGAAGGTGTGCACCAAGCACCTGTGGCAGGCCGACGTGCCCCCGGGCAGGGACACCTGCGGCCCCGTGGAGCTGCCTGGAG AAGCAAACTGCACCTACTTTAAATTCTTTACAACGGGCCAGAATGCACACATCTTCCAGAGAACCACAAAGAAAG AGGTTAATCTGGCAGCTGCAGTGATAGCAGTGCTGGGCCTGACAATCATGGCCCTGGGGTACCTCTGTATCATCATGGTGCTCAGCAAAGGTGCAGAGTTCCTGCTCCGAGTTGGAGCCATCTGTTTTGGCCTCTCAG GCCTCCTACTTCTGGTGAGCGTGGAGGTGTTCCGGCATTCCGTGCAAGCCCTGCTCGAGAGAGTCAGCTCTGAGCCTCCGCCGGCCCCGGCCCTGGCCTACGAATACTCCTGGTCTCTGGACTGCGGAGTGGCAGCCGGCCTGATCCTGATGTTGGGGGGCGGCTGCTTCCTGCTGCTCACCCTGCCTTCCTGGCCCTGGGGGGCCCTCTGTCCCAAGCAGGGGCGCAGGGGCACCTAG